The Arachis hypogaea cultivar Tifrunner chromosome 16, arahy.Tifrunner.gnm2.J5K5, whole genome shotgun sequence genome contains a region encoding:
- the LOC112754786 gene encoding probable inactive leucine-rich repeat receptor-like protein kinase At3g03770, whose amino-acid sequence MANRTHHPSVFLVVITILLSIYQSEQRQSQQSLILLRIQQILNFPVESSNWNNNYLDFCKGDSNSSSLTVVCYEGNITQLHIIGDRTSPLAKNFSMDSLVKTLTRLPSLKVLTLASLGLWGSLPDKIARLQSLEIVNVSSNFLYGALPREVSSLSNLQTLILDNNLFSGRLPNWLDSLSTLRVLSLKNNVFNGSLPNSLGSLENLRILSLSHNHFFGLVPDLSQLTNLQVLELDDNAFGQQFPRLGNKLVTLVLRNNSFRSGIPAGLSSYFQLEQFDISSNRFVGPFQPSLLSLPSITYLNISGNRLTGKLFENLSCNTQLDVVDLSSNLLTGSIPKCLISNSSNRTILYARNCLETRNQIQQPAPFCHTEALAVGILPDIKKKHKEKVSKVVISLGIVGGTLAGVALALLIFFLVRRGNSRRRMKNPPTRFISENAASGYTSKLLSEARYISQTKKFGTVGLPSYRSFSLEEIEAATNYFDTASLVSEDSYGKMYRGQLKNDLLVAIRCIKLKKRYSTQNFAHHIELISKLRHRHLVSALGHCFECSLEDSSVSKIFLVFEYIPNGTLRSWISDGDTMKSMSWIQRLGAVTGIAKGVQFLHTGIVPGVYSNNINAEDVLLDQNLVAKICSYNLPLLSNIGKIQHGSSSSGSKNSSMKKSVNHEDKSDIYDLGVILLELILGRAIKLSKDADAFKELLQATIVADEEARRSIIDPAIRKECLDQSLKTMMEICVRCLAKEPAERPSIEDVLWNLQFAAQVQDAWRGDSQSSEGGSPPALSPLQSRRVSFH is encoded by the exons ATGGCAAATAGAACTCATCATCCTTCAGTGTTTCTGGTTGTGATTACAATTTTACTTTCCATCTATCAATCCGAGCAACGGCAATCACAGCAATCTCTGATCCTCTTAAGAATTCAACAGATATTGAACTTTCCTGTTGAATCAAGCAATTGGAACAATAATTACTTAGATTTTTGCAAGGGAGattcaaattcttcttctctcactGTTGTATGCTATGAAGGAAACATAACACAGCTTCATATAATTGGTGACAGAACTTCACCACTTGCCAAGAATTTCTCAATGGACTCCTTAGTCAAAACCTTGACAAGGCTTCCAAGTTTGAAGGTCCTCACACTGGCCTCTCTGGGTTTGTGGGGTTCCTTGCCTGACAAGATTGCGCGGCTGCAGTCGTTGGAAATCGTTAATGTTAGTTCCAATTTTCTTTATGGTGCCCTGCCTCGAGAGGTTTCATCGCTGTCGAATCTCCAAACACTCATTCTTGATAACAATTTGTTTTCCGGCCGGCTTCCAAATTGGCTTGACTCACTTTCAACCTTAAGAGTGTTAAGTTTGAAGAACAATGTATTCAATGGATCGCTTCCAAATTCTCTTGGTAGCTTGGAGAATTTGAGGATTCTTTCACTTTCGCATAACCACTTTTTCGGGCTAGTACCTGATTTGAGCCAATTGACAAATCTTCAGGTGTTGGAACTGGATGATAATGCTTTTGGACAGCAGTTTCCTCGGCTTGGTAACAAATTGGTTACTTTAGTCCTAAGGAACAATAGTTTCAGGTCTGGAATCCCTGCTGGATTAAGCTCATATTTTCAGCTTGAACAATTTGATATTTCATCAAACAGATTCGTGGGGCCATTCCAGCCATCATTGCTGTCTCTTCCTTCCATTACCTATCTGAACATTTCTGGAAACAGATTAACAGGGAAGCTTTTTGAGAATCTGTCTTGCAATACTCAACTTGATGTGGTGGATTTGTCTTCGAATCTTTTGACAGGTAGCATACCGAAATGCTTGATCTCGAATTCCAGTAATAGGACTATACTATATGCTAGAAATTGTTTAGAAACAAGGAATCAGATTCAGCAGCCGGCGCCATTTTGCCACACGGAAGCTTTAGCCGTTGGGATATTACCTGACATAAAAAAGAAGCACAAAGAAAAAGTTTCTAAGGTAGTTATCTCCCTTGGCATAGTAGGTGGAACTCTTGCAGGAGTAGCACTTGCTTTGTTGATTTTCTTTCTTGTTAGAAGAGGAAATtctagaagaagaatgaagaatcctcCAACAAGGTTTATATCAGAAAATGCAGCTTCTGGATACACCTCTAAGTTGCTCTCTGAAGCAA GATATATATCGCAAACAAAGAAGTTTGGCACGGTAGGCCTGCCAAGTTATCGAAGTTTTTCATTGGAAGAGATTGAGGCAGCTACAAACTACTTCGACACGGCTTCTTTAGTGAGTGAAGATTCTTATGGCAAG ATGTACAGAGGTCAGCTGAAGAACGATTTGCTCGTCGCCATAAGAtgcataaaactgaaaaagaggTACAGCACGCAGAACTTCGCACACCACATAGAGTTGATATCGAAACTTAGGCACCGGCATCTAGTCAGTGCTCTTGGACACTGCTTTGAATGTTCTCTAGAAGATTCAAGTGTCAGCAAAATATTTCTTGTCTTTGAATACATACCGAATGGCACACTCAGAAGCTGGATATCTG ATGGTGACACAATGAAATCAATGAGTTGGATCCAGCGCTTAGGAGCCGTGACCGGAATAGCAAAGGGAGTTCAATTTTTGCATACAGGGATTGTCCCCGGTGTATATTCGAACAATATCAACGCTGAAGATGTTCTACTGGATCAGAATCTTGTTGCGAAAATCTGCAGTTATAACCTGCCTTTGTTATCTAACATAGGAAAG ATTCAGCATGGAAGTTCTTCTAGCGGATCGAAAAATTCTAGCATGAAAAAAAG TGTAAATCATGAAGATAAGTCTGATATATATGACCTTGGAGTTATTCTACTGGAACTTATTCTTGGAAGGGCAATAAAATTAAGCAAGGATGCAGATGCTTTTAAGGAACTG TTACAAGCAACCATAGTGGCTGACGAGGAAGCTCGAAGAAGCATCATCGATCCTGCAATTCGCAAGGAATGCCTGGATCAATCATTGAAGACAATGATGGAGATCTGCGTGCGGTGCCTCGCTAAAGAACCGGCAGAGAGGCCATCCATAGAAGATGTGTTGTGGAACTTGCAATTTGCAGCTCAGGTACAAGATGCATGGAGAGGAGACTCTCAAAGCAGTGAGGGAGGCTCACCACCTGCCTTATCACCTCTTCAATCTAGAAGAGTTTCCTTCCATTAG